The nucleotide window ATCTTTCCAACAAGCATGCTTCAACACTTTTTGCGTTCCCGTTCTCACCCCCTTTCATGAAAAGATGAAATCGGTTTCACTATGACCACAAAAAAACTTTCCCTCTTCTTCCACTAACTTCTCTTTCCCCTAAATTGTTGCCCCACATGAGGCACGGACAACCAATTCTGTTCCTAACACAACACGTCGCGGCGGCGAGGAGCCATTTTCGATGATGTCAAGCAGGACCTCAACCGCCCGCGCGCCAAACCGCAAAATCGGCTGGCGAATGGTTGTCAGCGGCGGTGTTGTAGATTGCGCAATCGGCAAATCGTCGTAACCAACAATGGCGATATCACGCGGCACCTGTTTGCCCACTTCACGAATCGCGCGCAAAGCGCCAACCGCCATACCATCCGAGGCGACGAAAACGGCGTCCGGTTCGAGGGGAAGCAGTCGGCGCATCGCGTAGTAGCCCCCCATTTCGGTGAAATCGCCTTCCACAATCAACTGCTCGTCAACCGGCAAGCCCCGCTCACGCAAGGCTTTGCGATACCCTTCCAGGCGGTCAATCCCCGCCGAGGTGGTCAAAGGCCCTGCAATGGTCGCGACACGTTTACGCCCTAACTGAAGCAAATGCACCGTCGCTTGATACCCCCCTGCGACGTTATCCACGTCAATGTAGCTCACATTCAAGGGGGCAACCGGTCGCCCCGCCAGCAAAAAAGGCACTTCGCCATCCATAACCCGCATCAACACTTCATCTTGCAAGTGGGTGGATT belongs to Ardenticatena maritima and includes:
- a CDS encoding LacI family DNA-binding transcriptional regulator, translating into MSKRPLRIADIAKKAGVSPATVSRVLNNHPYVRDEIRQRVLKIIEETGYQPNLAARSLATQRTGILGFVIPRTVHTFFSDPYFARVTEGIAQACNAHDYTLSLFLFYTVEDERRMIPRLTRKGLVDGIIVQSTHLQDEVLMRVMDGEVPFLLAGRPVAPLNVSYIDVDNVAGGYQATVHLLQLGRKRVATIAGPLTTSAGIDRLEGYRKALRERGLPVDEQLIVEGDFTEMGGYYAMRRLLPLEPDAVFVASDGMAVGALRAIREVGKQVPRDIAIVGYDDLPIAQSTTPPLTTIRQPILRFGARAVEVLLDIIENGSSPPRRVVLGTELVVRASCGATI